The Aphanothece sacrum FPU1 nucleotide sequence TATCTCGACGAATAAGAATACATCCTCCTGCTGCTGCTGCAATTTTATTTTTAGGATTATTAACCCAAGCAAAAGGATATAATTTTTGAAAGAAAAACACAAAAGCAGGAATTAAAAACTTTTCCCAAAAACTATCACAACGTAACCGTACCATTAAAGAAGTTAAAGCTAAATTTTCTTGTTCTGATTTAGTAACTAATTCTTTTAAATTAGTGGAATGATGTTTAATATCAGCATCCGTAAAGAGAAAATAATCAGGAGATAAATTTTGTGTTTTTGCTTGACAAATTCCTTGTTTTATGGCCCATAGTTTACCTGACCATCCAGACATTAATGGTTGTCCTGAGATGACAATTAAACGGTTAGATCTTTCAGTATTTTGGGCAATTTTTCTAGCCACTTCTCCGGTTCCATCATTACTTTGATCGTCTACTAAAATGATAGTAAATTCACCAGGATAATCTTGAGTTAATAAGGATTTTAAACTAATAGGTAAGACATCCGCTTCATTACGAGCGGGTATAACCGTACAAATAGAAGGATAATGAGTTAAAGTATTTTTTTGTGGTTTAATACGTTGATTAGCCAACCAAAAATTACCCCGAAATAATAATAGATAGACCCAAATTACAAAAGATAATCCTGCTATAATGATAAAAGTATTGACCATAATTAACGATGAATAATTAATTGAGCTTGTTGATTAAAACACTTATGATAAACCCCTTCTGTCACCAATATTGCTGTTATAATATTAGTAAATGCAATCATAAACAGAATTAAAATCTGATAAGAAGCCGCATTAAGGGGGTCAGAACCCGCTAAAACTTGTCCAGTAAACATCCCAGGTAAACTAACAATTCCCACTACCATCATTTGATTAAGAGTAGGAATTAAACTCAGACGAATCGCTTCTTTACGATAACTAGCGATCGCTTGTGAAGGAGTTGCACCTAAACAAAGATAGGTTTCCACCTCCAGAGAATTTTGTGAGATCGCACTTGATAGACGTTCCCCTGATAAAGAAGCACTATTCATAGAATTGCCTAAAATCATGCCAGCTAAGGGGATTAAATATTGGGGAGAATACCAAATTTCGGGCTGAATAATCAAAATTAGGGTGTAACTAAGGGTTAAACCGCTACTAACGAACAATGACAGCCATATCAAAGGAAATAATCCCTTTAGCTTACCAGTGATGCGGTTTTCCGTCACTTTAGCGGCAATGCTTAACATGATAGCAATGATGCCTAAAACGGGTATGGGATGATTTAAGGCAAAAATAGCCGATATAACGTATCCTACCACCAATAATTGCAGCAGCGATCGCCCCGTAGCTGATACTAACTGGGTTTCTAATCCTAGTCGTTGCCAACGGGAGAGGGCAACCGCGATCGCCATAATTCCCAAAGACCAACCTAAATCGACTGTATCAAGTTGAATTACACCACCTAACGCCATTTATCTGCCAAGATTAACCATAATAAGGGGGTTCGTTCCCTGGTTTCCATTTAATATTACAACCGATGCTAGGTTTTTGTGCAGAATTAATCGATTTTCCGGCTAAAATATTGTCAATAGCTGCCCGTAAATCTCCCCCAGTAACAGGAATATTATTACCAGGACGACTATCATCCAATTGACCGCGATAGATTAATTGATAGTTAGCATCAAAGAGGAAAAAATCGGGGGTACAAGCAGCCGTATAAGCTTTAGCAACTTCTTGAGTTTCATCATAGCATACAGGAAAATTAAAGCCCAATTCTTGAGCCATTGCCTTTAAATTAGCGGGAGAATCATCAGGATAGTTAGCTACATCATTGGAACTAATAGCGACCATACCTAAACCTTCTTTTGTATAATCTTGTCCCAGTTTAGCTAATTCTTGTTGAACGTGCTTGACAAAGGGACAATGTTGACAAATAAACATGACAAGTAAGGCTTTTTTGTTCTTAAATATTTCTAAATAAATGAGTTGATTAGATACAACGTCTTCTAAAGAAAAATTAGGAGCTTTAGTTCCTAAAGGTAACATAGTTGAGAGAGTTCTTGCCATGATAGTATCTCCAAAAATTTATATCTTTATAGTTTAACTAAATTTAGTAGAGTTGACGCTGGTGGTCATAAAATAAAGTCAGTCCTCTTATAAGCTTTACTTATCACCACAGGTACGGGAGAGCCAATCCCAATTTATAAATTATAATTTATAATTCTTTTAATAATTTATCAACTTTTTCTAATCCTTGCTTATTATTTCGTTGTTGATAGAGTTGACGAGCTTGCTCTAAATATTTTTTGGCTTCTTGAGTTCTTTTTCGTTCCTTAAAAGCGACAGCTAAATAATAGTAAGGTTCAGGATTTTGAGGAAGTATTTCAACTAATTCTTTATAAGTAACAATAGCACCCAGATAATCTTTTTGAGCTAATTGAACTCTACCTATTCCTGCTTGAGCTTCAGGAGAATTTCGGTGTAAATAAGAAGCCCGTCGATAGGTGTTAAGAGCTTGCTCTAAGTTACCTTGTTTTTCTAAAATTCTACCTATTTTTAATTGTATTTTTAAGTTACTTGGCTCAAGTTGTTCAGCCGCTTTTAAGTGTTGTAAACCTATCTCAAGAGAGCCTTTATTTAAAAAAGCAGACGCTAACTGTAAGCGTAATTCGCTATTATTAGGAAATCTTCTAATAGCTTGTTCTAGATACGAAATAGCCTCATCAAGACGTTTTTGTTGAATCAAAGCTGATCCCATAATAGAAAAAGCTTCTGCATTATTAGGATCAAGAGCAATGACTCGTTTATAAGCATCTGCAGCCCCTTGATAGTCTTCTTTGCG carries:
- a CDS encoding glycosyltransferase, which codes for MVNTFIIIAGLSFVIWVYLLLFRGNFWLANQRIKPQKNTLTHYPSICTVIPARNEADVLPISLKSLLTQDYPGEFTIILVDDQSNDGTGEVARKIAQNTERSNRLIVISGQPLMSGWSGKLWAIKQGICQAKTQNLSPDYFLFTDADIKHHSTNLKELVTKSEQENLALTSLMVRLRCDSFWEKFLIPAFVFFFQKLYPFAWVNNPKNKIAAAAGGCILIRRDILEKIGGIEIVRQALIDDCSLAAAVKANLQKDSATSDQGIWLGLSEKTLSLRPYDSLGTIWNMVARTAYTQLYYSPFLLIGTLLGMVLVYLVALLSIILGLIMGNMLILGLGLMTLLLMTISYVPTLNLYELSPLWGLTLPVIGLLYSLMTLDSAIRHWQGKGGAWKGRVYP
- a CDS encoding ABC transporter permease produces the protein MALGGVIQLDTVDLGWSLGIMAIAVALSRWQRLGLETQLVSATGRSLLQLLVVGYVISAIFALNHPIPVLGIIAIMLSIAAKVTENRITGKLKGLFPLIWLSLFVSSGLTLSYTLILIIQPEIWYSPQYLIPLAGMILGNSMNSASLSGERLSSAISQNSLEVETYLCLGATPSQAIASYRKEAIRLSLIPTLNQMMVVGIVSLPGMFTGQVLAGSDPLNAASYQILILFMIAFTNIITAILVTEGVYHKCFNQQAQLIIHR
- a CDS encoding thioredoxin family protein, which produces MARTLSTMLPLGTKAPNFSLEDVVSNQLIYLEIFKNKKALLVMFICQHCPFVKHVQQELAKLGQDYTKEGLGMVAISSNDVANYPDDSPANLKAMAQELGFNFPVCYDETQEVAKAYTAACTPDFFLFDANYQLIYRGQLDDSRPGNNIPVTGGDLRAAIDNILAGKSINSAQKPSIGCNIKWKPGNEPPYYG
- a CDS encoding tetratricopeptide repeat protein, which produces MLILATLPWITSILLISSVSPVLAQLNSPVLLAQVNNNEQLEELLRVGREYVNAGDYQNALAVYEQASLLDGQNPRIFSGIGYLQAYKGNFRAAVQAYQQALTLDPSNPDFYYALGYSLANIGDNSNAAAAYYYAIQLEPEAIRNYIGLGVVLLRKEDYQGAADAYKRVIALDPNNAEAFSIMGSALIQQKRLDEAISYLEQAIRRFPNNSELRLQLASAFLNKGSLEIGLQHLKAAEQLEPSNLKIQLKIGRILEKQGNLEQALNTYRRASYLHRNSPEAQAGIGRVQLAQKDYLGAIVTYKELVEILPQNPEPYYYLAVAFKERKRTQEAKKYLEQARQLYQQRNNKQGLEKVDKLLKEL